TCGTACATCGTGTATCCGGAAGGCCATAATACGTATTCGGAGACGATCCAACCGTTAGTGAAGGGAATGGTCAAGATCGCTTTCGAAAATCGAATTCCGGTCGTTTTGGTTCTCAAATCCGGGATCGCCCGGTATCAAACGGATCCGATGAACGTAACGGTGGGTTATAAGTATGTCGGGAGATTCGAGCCGAACGGTTTTGCAACCTGGGAAGCGTTTAGAGAATCCTTGCAAGAAGTTATGATTCAGGAGAAGGCCCTTCTGGATCAACAGATCGGAACACAAAGAGAGCCCGAACCGGTAAAGCCAAAGTGATCCACACATTGCTCATTGCGAACCGGGGTGAGATTTCTCTTCGGATCCAAAGGACCTGCAAACGACTCGGAATTAAAACCGTCGCAGTTTTTTCGGATGCGGATGAAAATTCTCCCTTCGTTCGACAAGCCGATCTTGCCTATCATCTAGGCGCTTCCGAGCCCTCTAAATCGTACCTCTCAATCCCATCGGTCTTAAAGGCGGTCAAGGAAACCGGCGCAAATGCCGTGCATCCGGGTTACGGATTTCTTTCGGAACGAACCGAATTTGCTCTCGCACTCGCTAAGGAAGGAATCTTATTTTTAGGTCCTCGTCCCGAGAGCGTGGATTTGATGGGAGATAAGATTCGTTCCAGGGAAGCGATGGTGCTCGCCGGAATTCCGGTTGTTCCGGGATATAATGGGAATTCGCAGGATCCAAAATTATTAATAAGCGAAGCCAAAAAAATTGGGTTTCCGGTGATGATTAAGGCGAGCGCCGGCGGCGGCGGAAAAGGAATGAAGAGAGTGTATTCCGAATCGGAATTTTACCATTCTCTTGAATCCGCTCAGAGAGAAGCGAAGAACGCATTCGGGGATGCCCGAGTATTTTTGGAAAAATACATTACCAATCCGCGTCATATAGAAGTGCAGGTTTTCGGGGATTCCAAAGGCAACGTTCTCCATCTGTTCGAAAGGGAATGTTCCATCCAACGTAGACACCAGAAAGTCATTGAGGAATCACCTGCTCCGAATTTGGATCGGAATTTGCGGGACAAGATCTGCGAGGTCGCCGTTAAGGCGGCGGAGTCCATCGGTTATCTCGGCGCAGGCACGGTGGAGTTCATCCTCGGCGAGGACGGAAATTTTTATTTTCTGGAAATGAACACAAGACTTCAGGTGGAACACCCGATTACCGAGATCGTAACCGGATACGATCTAGTCGAGTGGCAGATACGCATCGCCGAAGGAAAAACCTTACCCGAACTCTTAAAGGGCTCCAAACCGAATCAGACAGGGCATGCCATCGAAGCTAGGGTCTATGCGGAAGATCCGGAGAATGAATTTCTTCCCTCGATTGGAAAGATCGAATTTGCTTCCTTTCCGGAAGGACAAAATATTCGCGTGGATAGCGGGGTCGTTACCGGTTCGGAAGTATCCTTATATTATGATCCTATGTTGGCGAAAGTAATCGGATCGGGCAAGAGTAGGGAAGATGCCCGAAAAAATCTGATCAGTGCGCTGGAAAATACGGTAGTGTTCGGGCCTATTACGAATGTTCCGTATCTGAAAGGGATTTTGGTTCATCCTGAATTCGCAAATGGACATACCCATACTCATTTTCTGGAACAATACTCGATATCCGTCGGCGAGAACGGGGAAGAGAAGGATGCTTTAGAAAAAGTCGCCTCCCTACTTGCCGCTCGGAGAAAAAAAGCGCCGTCTATCTGGGAGGCATTGGGCTCGAGGGATTTATGGGAAGTGAATTCGTGAGTAACTTATACAGAATTCGCTGGAAGGAAACGGAGTACCTTCTCGATTTGGGAGAGTCTTCGTCTTCCGCAAGAGTCTTTGATCCTCGATCCGGCTGGGAAACCCTGCTTTCCCATTATTCTTGGACAAGAGAGACGGAAGGGACTTTTTCGCTTCCCGACGGCTCTATCGCGTTGGTTTCCGGCGCGAAAATTTTCATCCATACTAGAGGACGCAGTTTTCAGTTTTTCTTGAAGGGGAAAGAAACTAGCGGAGTCGATGCTGCGCAAAACGAAATTAAAAGCCCGATGCCTGGAAAGCTAATTAAAGTCGAAGTAAAACCTGGCGATTCCGTAAAGAAGGGGCAGGTACTTGCCGTCGTCGAGGCAATGAAAATGGAGCACGCTTTAAAGGCGGGCGCAGACGCCGAGGTCCAGGAATTGAAAGCATCTCCAGGCGAACTAGTAGCCCAGGATCAGATAATTTTAATACTGAATTCGTAATCCTTTTTCCAATTTTCGGAATCGCCATTCAGATTGCCTTCCATAGCAGGTGCCGCTCGGAACGTTAGTCGCTCCAACGGGAAGTATTTCCGCCGAATCAATTTCGAAGCGAAAAAGAAACCCAAGTATTGTTCTCGAACGCTTCTATCCTTTCGCAAGCATTCATTGCTCTTATTACGGTGCGAATTTTTTTAGGAATGCGTTTAAACATTCGTTCATTTCTTACATCGTCTCGGACTCTTAGTATCGAAAGAGAAGAAGGACGTTTATTTCGATCTCGAATTATGAGATATAAAACATGTTTTTGGTGCAGAGCTTAAACTTTCTTCTTGTTCAAGATTACAATTCTATTTCGAACGATTGTACGGACTCGAATCTAGAAAATTTGTGAAAGACCCACTTAAACCAGCAACGGTTCCCCGTTTTCCAGGAATAAATTTGACATGGCTTCTTACCCAACTATAACTTGCGAAATCGTATTTTATTACCTGGGCTCTGAATGAAGAATTTTCTTGTTTGTCTTGCTTTAATCGGACTGATCACCTTTGGATTCGCTGAACCGATATCCGCGCAGAATATCATCGGCGGATGCGAAAAGCCCGAGGCCCGTAAGGATCTCCCGTTTCCAATTAGCCAACAGAGGCAACTCTGTAAGAAGGATTTAATAAAAAAGAAGGAGGGTTGGTTTCCGACCGGGCTCCCGCTTCTAAATTCGGATCCGAATAGCGGCGT
The Leptospira inadai serovar Lyme str. 10 genome window above contains:
- a CDS encoding acetyl-CoA carboxylase biotin carboxylase subunit codes for the protein MIHTLLIANRGEISLRIQRTCKRLGIKTVAVFSDADENSPFVRQADLAYHLGASEPSKSYLSIPSVLKAVKETGANAVHPGYGFLSERTEFALALAKEGILFLGPRPESVDLMGDKIRSREAMVLAGIPVVPGYNGNSQDPKLLISEAKKIGFPVMIKASAGGGGKGMKRVYSESEFYHSLESAQREAKNAFGDARVFLEKYITNPRHIEVQVFGDSKGNVLHLFERECSIQRRHQKVIEESPAPNLDRNLRDKICEVAVKAAESIGYLGAGTVEFILGEDGNFYFLEMNTRLQVEHPITEIVTGYDLVEWQIRIAEGKTLPELLKGSKPNQTGHAIEARVYAEDPENEFLPSIGKIEFASFPEGQNIRVDSGVVTGSEVSLYYDPMLAKVIGSGKSREDARKNLISALENTVVFGPITNVPYLKGILVHPEFANGHTHTHFLEQYSISVGENGEEKDALEKVASLLAARRKKAPSIWEALGSRDLWEVNS
- a CDS encoding acetyl-CoA carboxylase biotin carboxyl carrier protein subunit → MSNLYRIRWKETEYLLDLGESSSSARVFDPRSGWETLLSHYSWTRETEGTFSLPDGSIALVSGAKIFIHTRGRSFQFFLKGKETSGVDAAQNEIKSPMPGKLIKVEVKPGDSVKKGQVLAVVEAMKMEHALKAGADAEVQELKASPGELVAQDQIILILNS